One window of the Trifolium pratense cultivar HEN17-A07 linkage group LG2, ARS_RC_1.1, whole genome shotgun sequence genome contains the following:
- the LOC123909463 gene encoding miraculin-like, whose amino-acid sequence MKITLLIFVIFFAFLSTQPLLGAAAASNEQVVDTLGKKLRADTNYYILPVIPILRGGASLGLASIGQRYPLDVVVVNRYQGLPLSFTPVNPKKGVIRVSTDLNIKFSSRRSIPDRSTVWKLDRFDFSKRQWFVTTGGVVGNPGRETINNWFKIEKYGDAYKLVFCPSVVQSFKHLCKDVGVFVDEKGNKRLALSDVPLKVKFQQA is encoded by the coding sequence ATGAAAATCACATTGCTaatatttgtcattttttttgcCTTCTTAAGCACACAACCACTTCTTGGAGCAGCCGCTGCTTCAAATGAACAAGTGGTTGACACATTAGGCAAGAAACTCCGAGCTGATACTAATTACTATATTCTTCCGGTTATACCTATTTTGAGAGGTGGTGCAAGTCTTGGCCTTGCAAGCATTGGACAAAGATATCCTCTTGATGTTGTTGTCGTTAATAGATATCAAGGCTTGCCACTTTCTTTTACACCTGTTAACCCAAAAAAAGGTGTTATTCGTGTCTCCACTGATTTAAACATCAAGTTCTCATCTCGTCGTTCTATTCCAGATCGTTCCACTGTGTGGAAGCTTGATCGTTTTGATTTTTCTAAGCGACAATGGTTTGTGACTACTGGCGGTGTTGTAGGAAATCCAGGTCGGGAAACTATAAATAATTGGTTCAAGATTGAGAAATATGGCGATGCTTATAAATTGGTGTTTTGTCCTAGCGTGGTGCAATCTTTCAAGCATTTGTGTAAGGATGTTGGCGTGTTTGTGGATGAAAAGGGAAATAAACGTTTGGCTCTAAGTGATGTTCCCCTCAAAGTTAAATTTCAACAAGCTTGA